In Xiphophorus maculatus strain JP 163 A chromosome 9, X_maculatus-5.0-male, whole genome shotgun sequence, the genomic window CCCTGTCTGTCCGATTCAAAACAAGAGTATCCAACCTAACCTTTTTACACATGCAtaaaattaactgcattaagcaccaaaataatcattttccttaacaaACTAGTACTGTTTGGTTATAGTCTAAGATTATTCCATACCTCAATCAGCTTCTCATGGGGCCTGTTTTGGTCCCATGTAAATACGTTTCCCACAATTGGTAGAGCTCTGGGTCCTGGAGGGAAACCAAGTGGTCGACGGTTTTTAACATAATCCGCTGTGATGATGAAAACAActgcaaacagcagcagacTCTTTAAATCCCAATCAACAAAGAAaccaaatatggaaaaaaacaaattcattctGCCAACGCGGATGGTCAgtaagtttttaatttgtttccagGGAAAAAAGATTATATTgcgtgaaaaagaaaatgttccgCTCTGTACCGTCTGCAAAGGCACAGATCAATGTTTGTTGTCCCTGAGGAAATAAGTTACTAATTACACCAGACTCTGACCTCTATGTGCTTTATGAGGAAATTAAAGGTGTCACTGTAGTAATTGATTAACTTTAATATATGTATTGACTTTATTATTGTGGATCAAATATGCAGAGTTCATGGAGGGAATGGGTTAGGATTTTTGCTGTGAAGTCAAATCTCCAGCTTCAAAGTTCACGTGTCTCAGAAGGTTTACTCATCATTTCTCTAGTGAGTTGTTTTTAGGTCTATCCATGTCATGGTGAAAAGGCAGAAGAACCGGTGCCCCAGCTTGTGTGCAATTCAGCAGAGGTGTCTTGTAAAGTGCTACAAGGTGCTCAGAGTTTGACAAGAAGCATTCGAAGTTTTGTAAGCATTATAAATCCAATGAATTATGAATAAACAAACCACATTGTCTATgaattttcttaatatttactAGATTATTATGAAAACAATACTTAGTTTAACACTTTTGGCAGGCTGCAATATATTATAAAGAAGCTCCATAGTTTTACTTCAATTCAAAACAATTTGGTCCAATTAATTGACAGATTGTCGATATAATCAAACAACTTTCTTTGTCACTGCAAGGATTTTACAACCCACTGTCTCTCATCTTTGCTACTGTAGTACCACTTTATAACGCACGATGGCAGCAGTGAGCTTGTACTTGACCACATAGCtgcttgcttttttctttttcttttgtcgaAGGATAATTTCAAATGTTGACTGTCCGTAAATAGTGCGTATGTGAATCCATTAAGTTGATGTTCAACCGACTGCTGACTGATTTCactaaattataataataataaataagtaaacaacCAAGAAGcacttaaagtttattttgtatataCCGGAACCGGAAACGTAGTGCTTGTTTTCAACAACAGCCGGCTAGTTGATTTGACCTGAGGTGTCCTCCAAGAGCCGTGATTTGACAGGCAATcaagaataaaacattgaaatatgGTTTTCGGGAAGACGACAGTCGTGAAAGGAGAACCAGAAGATGTTAGTAATAATTTCTTATTAAGAACATTAAAATACACTGATGACATTTTGTACAAACGTAGCTTCAATGCTAACATCAACGTTAGCATTGGCTAACGTTGATGTTAGCGCCCTTTACTTAATATTAAGTTCGGGCTCATTGTTGAGAAACATCCTAGGCTAATACGAGTATAAACCAGaggtcttttaaaaatatatttattctagAGAAAGATTTACAGATCTGGACAAAAATGTTAGGTGATGATTGGAAATGAATGATGCTATTGATTTGGTTCTGTCTGtttcaggaggaagaggaggagatggtGGTAagtcagcagcagcatttatctttgagttgtttttatttaagtgcCACTTAGGATTTtcataccttttttttaaattaatgcattttcCATGCGAGAAGgcataaacaaacacatatAGATATGCAAAGATCATCtgctttattgtttatatttctgcTGTCTTCGTGCACAGAGAGACCGCCATATTTTCCACCAGAAATAGCCTTGTCACAGGCATTTATTCCTTTTAATCACATGGTTTTCCTGATAGCcataactgaaatatttttatatataaaataaacttaactaATTGCGCCGATAATTCATTACGtctcatttgtttatttattttagatagattttttttttttcgaaacCAGTAAGAGTGATGGCAAAGACTGCTTTATAATTACGGTATTGAAAAAGGCGCGCGGCCGGGAGCGCGCACTCTCAGCATCATCTCCTCCATCACCTCGGTGCAGATCATGCGCTCCTCCTTCCACTTGAGCTTGACGATTTGGAAGATGTTCTTGCAGAACAGGCTCACAGTAGATGCCGGCATTTACATGGTCCCTGTGTGAGGGCCCATTTCGGATAGTACTGCTGCATTAAGGTTATCTGAGTAAAATCCAGCCTCTTTTTCCACGCTGTTTGCTTCCTACAGAGGTTCTGGATTCCtagctattgagaaacaattttttatttctttgctggAGGCGTGGTCTCGGTTGAAGCTTTAAACTTTACACAATCCCTAATGTTGTCCGTGATATATGCAATGCGCCAGTTCGACACTTTGAAGCTTAATCACTAATAATTGATTATAGCTAGTATTGCACAGCTTGTTTTAACACCAAGCCAATAGGACTGCCTAATTAGAATTCAATTGCAGTGCAAAAAAAGTATATAATTTCTATCAATTAAATTTCCAATTGATTAGATACCGACTTCCTTGTGGTATCAAGGGAAGAAGCAAATGCTAACATGTATGCAATTATGAAATGCTCTAGATTTATATACATTCTGGTTGCAGGATCCTCTTGAAACCTTGCGTCAGAAGTGTGCGGAGACAAAGCACTGCGTCCATACCCAGGAACGTTTGGAGCTTTGCGAGACCAGAGTTGGCTCTCGGTCTCAGACACAGGAGGATTGTACTGAGGAATTGTTTGACTTCCTCCATGCTCGGGACCATTGCGTAAGTACATTAGCCTGTTTGACCCAGCAAgatgattaaataaacaaaattaatacaTTGGCTTAATACTTCAGTTGGAATTTTACTATGACTAATGTCAATCTGTGACTATCACCAAAACAAAGCGATTCAAGCTTTGTCTTCCTGCTTCCAAGAGAAAGTAAGTGAAGCAATGGTTAAAGGTTAAGATAGATTGAGGTAATTAGAGGAGATGAAAGTGGAGAGGCTGAACAAGACCCTTCAGCCTTACATACATTCCTGTAAtggatgttttatttccttcaaaTCGTTTAAGAAAGTCATGTGtccctttgtttgtttgtttgttgctcaGGCTGAATTTTCTGCCTCCTCTCTTTATAGGTGTCTCACAAACTGTTCCATTCTGTCAAATGAGTCCATCTTGGCTGGACAACACTGACAACATTCTTCAAAAATAGTATTACCAGGACGATGGGGTTTTAAACTCGTCCATGTATTGCTGCATgttgtaactttaaaatgtgtatCTTAagtatatgaaaaaaatgttcagcAGTTTATTGTGATTCAATATGTCAATAAAGTGACTTAGAAACACAAATTCTACATGTGTCCTTTGAAGTTTTTGCCAATGTTATGCATGTTAACATAATTTATGTGTATGACCTTATGTATTTATCATCTCAACATTTCTTGATCATGCAACCAACAATAGGGAGATCAGCAGGTTGGTCTCGACTTTTGAGTAAAGGTCAATGTGATTAGCAATTTCTATACAATAATGAACTCATCAAAAATTCTccttaaaaggttttaaatgttttcacctgaagtaaaacaagaaatattatGTTTCTTAAAGTTCCACTTTATGGAACTTAAACAAAAAGAGGGCTGTAGTGTGTCCCTaatataaaacaacagaattatTAATCGTAGgatgcaaaacaaatgttaaaaatataccAGTCATACAAAAGGaa contains:
- the LOC102236219 gene encoding cytochrome b-c1 complex subunit 6, mitochondrial, with translation MVFGKTTVVKGEPEDEEEEEMVDPLETLRQKCAETKHCVHTQERLELCETRVGSRSQTQEDCTEELFDFLHARDHCVSHKLFHSVK